GACTTTCATTATGTGCTAAAACctgaaacaaaaacatgatgagCGTTGCCTCATTTTCTCATAGTAAATATGGTATAACTATTGAACCATTGATTTTATTGCTGTACTTTAACGTATACCCCATGTTTTTGCAGTTATTAAATGCCATAGCACAAACATACCAAATATATTACCATGACTGAACACTGGTAAAATAAATCAACATGTTATCAGCATACAAAAGACCTCCCACATTCAAAAAACAAGCCGTGGATCAATATGCTGTGATGTTGACATTCTCAGTCGCTGAGGTTTTCTGAGGAGATTGGGGTTTACTCACTACACGGAGAGACAGAGGGATAGTCTGAGAGCGGTTGGCTAAACTAAAGCCTTCTAGCTTATAGGTTCTGATTCCATCCCCTCTTTTCTCAACCCATGTTCTAATCTCTAGAATTAACAGAGAATGAACTATCTAAGGGTAGTGGTTGTTGTGTTCCTGTTAGGCCCGTACCTGATTATGTTGGGCAGAGGAGCTTCAGGTAATCAGGTGAGTACGAGaccttttaaaaacaattcacaGCTCTAAAGAAAAATCTCTTTTTAACTACTGTTATAAAATATAAGGGATGTATAATCACAAAATCACGTTAATTGTCACTATAGCATTAGTTACTGAGCATATTTGCATTCATTGTTACATATGGCAGGCATACAATTGcatatgtgttttttattagttATAATCAAAAGGTGAAAAAGAAAGTGTTTAAGTGTTTGGTTCATATAAGTTACTTTTATTAATCCTACTGACCGATATTCTTTCTTGTTTTAGCATGAATTTACTCATTTCGATCATTTATGTTAGAAAACATAATGCtggaaaacaatacaaaaacaggACATTTGATTTTTTGCAGAGTGATCTATTTTACCTTCTTTATTCAATAACATACAGTCTCTAAACAGatcagaaaatatatttttgaatagAATTTTGATAATATTAGAAAATAGATTTCACCTCAGAATTTAACATCTTACTCATAAAAAATGCCTCATATGAAAATGAtctaaaaactttttttgtaatCGTGTCTATGACTCTCAACCACTATTGGCATGTTACATAAAGTAACTGGGCTTGATAAAGGCATAGTCCAAATTCTTCATTGCAAAACCTATTACAGATGAAAAGATCATACCTGGTAGTCAATATTATAAGCTCGCTGGCTGGTCTGGAAACACTTTAGCTGACAAAGTAGTTGCACGGTTGGCTTTGACTCTGAATTCGCTGATTCCAGGTTCCACACTTGCACAGTACAGCAATATTTACACTGACTTGTCTGGGATATAGCAGACTCTTGTGTTTACATAGACTTtagagagagaatgagacatATGTCTAAATGTAATCTGAGCATGCTTGGCTTATGAGTTATGTGTTGTTTGCTGTATGATGTCAAACCCATTTTTTGATTATTGGGTTGACTGTGACAGATATCTGCAAGGAGAGTCATTAATCTTGCACACAGACAGTCCGCATGGACTCCCATATTACAGACAAGCGCAAATCTCAGTGACATCAGAAGGTTAGTTGACTATAAATCTAAGGATTTCACTTCGTGCAATAATTTACATAGCGTAATTTATCTCACTAACCGCGAGATGTCTTACCTCGCCATCCAGCATCAGATCTTTCTTTGAGTTCCGGACTCTCGACCCAGAAGGGACCATCTTCTACGGAGACACCAAGGAAGGAAAGGACTGGTTTGTGCTTGCACTACGTGATGGCATACCTGAAATGCAGATTGGGAAAGCAGACATATTAGTCAGCATAAAAGGAGGCCGTCGACTCAACGATGGGGCCTGGCACttggtaaatgtttttttagaatACTGTTTAGTTCAACAAAAACAGGCAGTTCATCTTTTGAGCTTTCTCTGTTGGTTTTGGACAGCTGGAATTGCGCAGTGAGGGTAAATTTGTGGTGTTGGAGGTCAACAACAATCCAGAGCTTGTAGTCGGACTCCGTTCTGAACTGACAGAGGATGAACTAACAGGAAAGATACGTCTGGGTCTTGGCGGCATGTTGGTGGACAAACAAAAGCTCTTCAATCCAGTACGACTATCTACATCTGTTTTGTAGTTCTATTTTTGTTGACATATAAAGTGCAAaagagtattttttttaaatcttcaaTCATTTGCTTTCTCAGTTTCAGCCAGATATGGATGCTTGTGTAAGAGGAGGACATTGGCTAAATCTCAGCACTCTCTGGGATACAGACCCAACATGGGATCCCCGACCCTGCTTCTCTGAGATTAAGAGAGGCAGTTACTTTCCAGGAACTGGGATGGTTACGTTTAATACATCTGGTGAGTAAAAAGCAATGTCTCTTGAATGTCTTTAGGAAACATCACGTCATTTTTCTATGCTTTATCTCACAACAGATCTTCCTGGAGTTAAGACAGAGGAGGCTGGTATCACAATACAGATCTTCGGATCTTGGACTGGGACTTTGCTGAGTCTTCAAAGCACAGACTTTGAGTATGTTTTGGGAGAGTTGGATGAACATACCGATGTTAAGGTATGCGAAGGGTGAAATAGATTGTATAATGTGATATTGGCATGAATATGCTAATGATCATTACGCAACAACCTGATCTTACATGTGTATGTTATGTAACAACAATTCTCTGCAATGTCAAATGAGGTTCAGATGGGCCTGAAAGAGGGATCGGAAACCGCTGCCCTTCCCCGTGAACCTGCAGCACTTACTTTCAACATACTAAAACACTCACTTGTGGTAAACAGCAAACCAGACCGTGAAACGGAAAGTCTGGACTTTTTCTCCATGTGGAAAAAGGGGATGTTACTGACTTTTGGAGGAGTGCCAGGTAAATTTGAATGGGGTGGAAGTGAGCAGGAATTTCCGTACGCATGTATCTCCATTCTATGTTCCCTGCAATATTCAattctcataaaacatttgATCTGTCACATATTTACCAGTATCAGAGTGACCTTTAAGCATTCTACTTTACAAGGAAGCTGGTGTAAAGAAAAGCTAGTTTAAGTCAATGTTGAAAATACAATTCTCTGTATCGAACTTTTCTTTTCAGGTGAAAGTGAGGATGCAAAACGTTCACACCACCTGCGTGGTTGTTTGGAGAAAATCCTTGTCCAGGAGCAGGTTATTGATCTTGATCAGGCTTTATACAAACACTCAACGGTGTCATCCCATAGCTGTCCTACAGAAGCAATGAATGAACTCACTTAACACAGATGCCTTGGCAATCATCCTAGCGGACTAAAATCCACTGCAGTCCACATCTCAAATATGCAGACTTATTTAAAATGCTCAATCATCAGTAGACCTAAAACCTCCGAAAACGTTTGTTTGGGCTGTCTAGTTAGAGTTTTACATATCACATATTGAGCAATAAAAAACTTTTGAAATGAAccttttctgtttctctcagCAATAAAAATcttataaacataaaacaactcAATTTCAATACGTTACAATTCTCATAACTTCATGAAGCAAATAAAATTGCAGCTTATGTAAACATGATGTTACAAAACAGTGTTAGTTTAACAGTGTTTCAAAGAAACAAACCCTACTCTGATACCATAAGTGGAATTTGAAAGCAGGCTCTTTTGTAATACACTGCCATCtagaggatttctttaaaacacTACAACTAAATTGAACAGAAAAGTGCCTTACTTTAACCAGTTTTCAAGTACAGTTATTTATATTAGTAAATAATAGCACAAATAGTGCAATttggttgttgtttttaattgcTGAATTGAGCGTTGTTGTTCAATTCGTCAGTaattttatgaaattatttgaTTGTTGTTGAGCGCTGAAATTATTATTGCATTTGTTTCATATAACTTACCGCCTCATATTATTTATGCTTCTTTGCTGTTCATGCTcgtctgaaaatgcacttgttttttatttaaatttatacaAAGCTGATTTTAACAAATATACACAGAGCGTGCTGAGCCAATTGCCCACAAACCACTCTCAACTGTCGCAAATCAACTCCACTGTCGTGCACCGCGCCGCCCGTGCAAAGATGGCGGCTGAGCTGCATCCGCGCAGCGGAAAACTGATCGGTTTGTCGAACTCCAATCGAACCGCTCAGAGAAATCAGCCGGTACAGGAATTTAATCATGGCCTGGTCCTCAGTCTGGAACCGCTGAGGGACCGCGATGTCTTCACCGTCCGCATCGATAAGAAGGTAAACAAGCATGTCCCACCAGTGTCCAAAGAGGGCGAGAGACATGGAGTGaaacagagggagagagatcgAGAAAAGGGTGGGAGTGTGTGTCACATCGCCTGCAGTGGTTCATCATCATTTGGGCGTGCGGGGTCTGTCCGATTTTATTCATAGGTCATTCGTGTAAGGCGTTTATGTGTGTGAATATCCCATGAAGATCTGACATGGTTAGTCACGGTCAGTTTATGTTTGGAGACTGTGCAGACTGGCTATTCCTGGATGTGGTTTCAAAACATCTTTCGGTTCGGTTCTGGTCCCAGCAGTCTTGACATCCACAGCGTGTTTTTGTGAAATGTGTCTCGTCAGGGCTCCCTGTAAACATGTGAACACACTATCTGTTGTGTAGTAAACGCATAGTTAGCTTCACGTCACGTTATCTCTAGTAAACTGCGAACCCTCCGGTCGCACGACAACAGATCCAGATGGTTTGTTGACACGTTTATTCgacc
This genomic window from Triplophysa rosa linkage group LG18, Trosa_1v2, whole genome shotgun sequence contains:
- the shbg gene encoding sex hormone-binding globulin isoform X2; this encodes MNYLRVVVVVFLLGPYLIMLGRGASGNQISARRVINLAHRQSAWTPILQTSANLSDIRSIRSFFEFRTLDPEGTIFYGDTKEGKDWFVLALRDGIPEMQIGKADILVSIKGGRRLNDGAWHLLELRSEGKFVVLEVNNNPELVVGLRSELTEDELTGKIRLGLGGMLVDKQKLFNPFQPDMDACVRGGHWLNLSTLWDTDPTWDPRPCFSEIKRGSYFPGTGMVTFNTSDLPGVKTEEAGITIQIFGSWTGTLLSLQSTDFEYVLGELDEHTDVKMGLKEGSETAALPREPAALTFNILKHSLVVNSKPDRETESLDFFSMWKKGMLLTFGGVPGESEDAKRSHHLRGCLEKILVQEQVIDLDQALYKHSTVSSHSCPTEAMNELT
- the shbg gene encoding sex hormone-binding globulin isoform X1, translating into MNYLRVVVVVFLLGPYLIMLGRGASGNQISARRVINLAHRQSAWTPILQTSANLSDIRSIRSFFEFRTLDPEGTIFYGDTKEGKDWFVLALRDGIPEMQIGKADILVSIKGGRRLNDGAWHLLELRSEGKFVVLEVNNNPELVVGLRSELTEDELTGKIRLGLGGMLVDKQKLFNPFQPDMDACVRGGHWLNLSTLWDTDPTWDPRPCFSEIKRGSYFPGTGMVTFNTSDLPGVKTEEAGITIQIFGSWTGTLLSLQSTDFEYVLGELDEHTDVKVQMGLKEGSETAALPREPAALTFNILKHSLVVNSKPDRETESLDFFSMWKKGMLLTFGGVPGESEDAKRSHHLRGCLEKILVQEQVIDLDQALYKHSTVSSHSCPTEAMNELT